In the genome of Bryobacteraceae bacterium, one region contains:
- a CDS encoding HAD family hydrolase: MSASGAPPALILFDIDGTLIRRAGPHHRQALCDAVRKVTGLDAPLDHIPVQGMLDRTIVERMMLDAGASRSLVRRAMPAIVETAQRLYVRRAPATLRSKVCPGVRGLLGRLTRAKVPMGLVTGNLSRIGWLKMERAGLREHFRFGAFAESAKDRAGLVRIALRRARGERWLGRDTRVWLVGDHQNDVAAAHANRVRSLAVATGISPRDELAACSPDLLLDDLRGLTLEALTGR; the protein is encoded by the coding sequence ATGTCCGCCTCCGGCGCGCCTCCCGCATTGATCCTTTTCGACATTGACGGTACGCTGATCCGCCGCGCAGGTCCCCACCATCGACAGGCGCTATGCGACGCGGTCCGAAAGGTGACCGGGCTTGACGCACCGCTCGATCATATTCCCGTGCAAGGCATGCTGGATAGGACGATTGTGGAGCGGATGATGCTGGACGCGGGCGCGTCAAGATCCCTGGTCCGACGGGCGATGCCGGCGATCGTCGAGACGGCGCAGCGTCTCTACGTGCGGCGGGCTCCAGCGACGTTGCGGAGCAAGGTGTGTCCGGGGGTGCGCGGATTACTCGGGAGACTGACGCGGGCGAAAGTGCCGATGGGGCTTGTGACGGGGAATTTGTCGCGAATCGGATGGCTGAAGATGGAGCGGGCCGGACTGCGGGAGCACTTCCGTTTCGGCGCATTCGCGGAGTCGGCGAAAGATCGCGCCGGGCTGGTTCGGATCGCGCTGCGGCGGGCGCGCGGCGAGCGGTGGCTGGGCCGGGATACGCGGGTATGGCTGGTGGGCGACCATCAGAACGACGTCGCGGCGGCGCATGCCAATCGAGTGCGCTCGCTGGCGGTGGCCACCGGAATTTCTCCCCGGGATGAATTGGCGGCGTGTTCGCCGGATCTGCTGCTGGACGATTTGCGCGGACTGACGCTGGAGGCGCTGACGGGGCGATGA
- a CDS encoding XRE family transcriptional regulator, whose product MTHPGEDVLDNAIGAFHIGEKLRRLRLRKKISLVDLGKHTALSPSMLSQLETGKLVPTLPTLARIAIVFDVGLDHFFAESAPRHLFTTVHAAERLRFPERAGSPDPAYFFECLAFAAKDKAMEAYLAEFPERDAHSEPHLHAGSEFVYVVAGRVSIRLTESGEEHDLGPGDSAFFDASQPHSYRGSSTGPAQAIIVTHPPRL is encoded by the coding sequence GTGACACATCCTGGTGAAGATGTTCTCGACAATGCCATCGGGGCTTTCCACATCGGAGAAAAGCTCCGCCGGCTGCGCCTCCGCAAAAAGATCTCCCTCGTCGACCTCGGCAAGCACACCGCCCTCTCCCCCTCGATGCTCTCTCAATTGGAGACCGGCAAGCTCGTCCCCACGCTGCCGACGCTCGCCCGCATCGCCATCGTTTTCGACGTCGGCCTGGACCACTTCTTCGCCGAAAGCGCTCCGCGCCACCTATTCACCACCGTCCACGCCGCCGAACGCCTCCGCTTCCCGGAGCGGGCCGGCTCGCCCGATCCGGCGTACTTTTTCGAGTGCCTTGCCTTCGCCGCGAAGGACAAAGCGATGGAAGCATACCTGGCGGAATTCCCCGAGCGCGATGCGCACTCGGAGCCGCACCTGCACGCCGGTTCGGAATTCGTCTACGTGGTAGCGGGCCGGGTCTCCATCCGTCTCACCGAAAGCGGCGAAGAGCATGATCTCGGTCCCGGCGACAGCGCCTTCTTCGACGCCTCGCAGCCCCACTCCTACCGTGGATCAAGCACCGGTCCAGCCCAGGCGATCATCGTCACCCACCCGCCGCGGCTCTGA
- a CDS encoding winged helix-turn-helix domain-containing protein, which translates to MRFGIFEFDPDTGELRRDGYPVKLQAQPAKVLAALIAARGEIVTREELRNVVWSDGTTVDFERGLNFAVAQVRTALGDSAESPRFVRTVPKRGYRFIAALPDVPAGDGGSAGTPKLSRRKALPWLAAAGAGAAAAMGTMAVLARWRGKNRIAVALFENETGDPVFDRAASAITDSLVAELTARGGDRFGIIGNAAILRQRRSFQDVAAIGEALDAGFVVLGQVQRDGEGVRVLAHLIRLPEQTHLRVSRQRLADPGAGQAASAGIASDFMARLGFPAAAAN; encoded by the coding sequence GTGCGTTTCGGCATTTTCGAGTTCGATCCGGATACGGGAGAGTTGCGGCGGGATGGATATCCGGTGAAGCTTCAGGCGCAGCCGGCGAAGGTGCTGGCGGCGCTGATCGCGGCGCGGGGCGAAATCGTGACGCGGGAGGAACTCCGAAACGTTGTGTGGAGCGACGGGACGACCGTGGATTTCGAACGCGGCTTGAACTTCGCCGTGGCGCAAGTTCGAACGGCGCTGGGCGATTCGGCGGAATCTCCGCGGTTCGTGCGGACGGTTCCGAAACGGGGCTACCGGTTCATTGCCGCCTTGCCGGATGTTCCCGCGGGAGATGGAGGCAGTGCCGGAACACCGAAGCTGTCGCGAAGGAAGGCGCTGCCGTGGCTGGCCGCGGCGGGCGCGGGGGCGGCGGCGGCCATGGGTACGATGGCGGTGCTGGCGCGGTGGCGCGGGAAGAATCGGATCGCGGTGGCGCTTTTTGAGAACGAAACCGGGGATCCGGTCTTCGACCGCGCCGCGAGTGCGATCACGGACTCGCTGGTGGCGGAGCTGACGGCGCGGGGCGGCGACCGTTTCGGCATCATCGGCAACGCGGCCATTCTCCGCCAGCGGCGTTCGTTTCAGGACGTGGCGGCGATTGGCGAAGCGCTCGACGCGGGGTTCGTCGTGCTGGGGCAGGTGCAGCGGGACGGGGAGGGGGTCCGCGTGCTGGCGCATTTGATCCGGCTGCCCGAGCAGACGCACCTTCGCGTGAGCCGGCAGCGGCTGGCGGACCCCGGGGCAGGGCAGGCGGCGTCCGCCGGAATCGCATCCGATTTCATGGCCCGGCTCGGCTTTCCCGCCGCGGCAGCGAATTGA
- a CDS encoding lipocalin-like domain-containing protein: MKTLALLAIFAVAKPGYRYEFPRDHFAHPEFKTEWWYFTGNLRDETGRRFGFELTFFRQARGEEPRDARSVWDANEVWLAHLTLSDIAGGRFLHEERVNRAGPGLAGAREGVVWNGNWSTRFGSAPESMDASTAEFRLQLRFSTKKPAVIHGENGVSAKAPGEGRASHYVSFTRLESTGTLSYGGREFRVTGAAWMDHEFFTHQLEPEQRGWDWVSIQLEDSTELMLFRIRRRDGSVDPFSAGTYVDASGRTRQLGAGDFRMTPSGARHGPYPIEWEIAVPSLGIELRATTPLPAQELSGKSKWSPEYWEGAMDYSGSKQGRSIRGKGYLEMTGYRGPVRM; encoded by the coding sequence ATGAAGACGCTCGCGCTGCTGGCCATCTTCGCCGTCGCCAAGCCGGGCTACCGGTACGAGTTCCCACGCGATCACTTCGCGCATCCGGAGTTCAAGACCGAGTGGTGGTATTTCACGGGCAACCTGCGCGACGAAACGGGGCGGCGGTTCGGCTTCGAGTTGACGTTCTTCCGGCAGGCGCGTGGGGAGGAGCCGCGGGATGCGCGGTCCGTGTGGGATGCGAACGAGGTCTGGCTGGCGCACCTGACGCTCTCCGACATCGCGGGCGGACGCTTCCTGCATGAGGAACGGGTAAACCGGGCGGGTCCGGGATTGGCGGGAGCGCGGGAGGGCGTGGTGTGGAACGGCAACTGGAGCACGCGGTTCGGGTCGGCGCCTGAGTCGATGGATGCGTCGACGGCGGAGTTCCGGCTGCAACTGCGCTTTTCGACGAAGAAGCCAGCGGTGATCCACGGAGAGAACGGCGTGAGCGCGAAAGCGCCGGGCGAGGGCAGGGCGTCGCACTACGTCTCGTTCACGCGGCTGGAGTCAACCGGGACGCTGTCGTATGGGGGCAGAGAGTTCCGCGTGACCGGCGCGGCTTGGATGGACCATGAATTCTTCACGCATCAACTCGAGCCGGAACAGAGGGGGTGGGACTGGGTGAGCATCCAGCTCGAGGACAGTACGGAGTTGATGCTGTTTCGCATCCGGCGCAGGGACGGCTCGGTCGATCCGTTTTCGGCGGGGACATACGTGGACGCGAGCGGGCGGACGCGTCAGTTGGGCGCGGGCGACTTCCGGATGACACCGTCAGGCGCGCGGCATGGGCCGTACCCGATTGAGTGGGAGATCGCTGTGCCTTCGCTTGGGATCGAACTGCGGGCCACTACGCCGCTGCCGGCCCAGGAGCTGAGCGGGAAATCGAAATGGTCGCCGGAGTACTGGGAGGGTGCGATGGACTATTCCGGCTCGAAACAGGGGCGTTCGATTCGTGGGAAGGGGTACCTGGAAATGACCGGCTATCGGGGCCCAGTACGCATGTGA
- a CDS encoding DUF3303 family protein has product MKFISTYSLRPGSLPSAAARFLKGDATPPAGIKLIGRWHKADLTGGFSLWESSDPAAMYAFALSWGEQLEMSTHPVLEDAEVGAALAKQYGS; this is encoded by the coding sequence ATGAAATTCATTTCCACCTATTCGCTGCGTCCCGGGTCCCTACCGTCGGCCGCGGCACGATTCCTCAAGGGCGACGCTACGCCGCCGGCCGGCATCAAGTTGATTGGCCGCTGGCACAAGGCGGATCTGACCGGCGGCTTTTCGTTGTGGGAAAGCTCCGATCCAGCTGCGATGTATGCGTTCGCGTTGTCTTGGGGGGAACAACTGGAAATGTCGACTCATCCGGTTTTGGAGGACGCCGAGGTAGGCGCCGCGCTGGCGAAACAGTACGGGTCGTAG
- a CDS encoding ABC transporter ATP-binding protein: MSRLRVDRVTKSYGDVRALGEVSLEFAAGEFAALMGRSGCGKTTLLNLCGAMDFPTSGEVRVDGTCTSRLDDSGLTALRRTQIGFVFQFFQLLPTLTAIENIELPALLAGVPAARERAREMLEWVELGGMGGRFPHQLSGGQMQRVAIARALVNRPRVILADEPIGNLDTKTGAAVLELLARAAVDRGAAVLMATHSRESTAGCHRVVHLRDGLVEEIETR, translated from the coding sequence GTGAGCCGGCTGCGCGTGGATCGTGTGACGAAATCCTACGGCGACGTCCGCGCGCTGGGTGAGGTCTCGCTCGAGTTCGCGGCGGGCGAGTTCGCGGCGCTGATGGGGCGGAGCGGGTGCGGAAAGACGACGCTCCTCAATCTTTGCGGCGCGATGGACTTCCCGACTTCGGGCGAAGTCCGGGTAGACGGAACATGTACGTCGCGCCTGGACGACAGCGGATTGACGGCGCTGCGGCGAACGCAGATCGGTTTCGTGTTCCAGTTCTTCCAACTGCTGCCGACTCTCACCGCGATTGAGAATATCGAGCTTCCGGCGCTGCTGGCGGGTGTGCCGGCGGCGCGGGAGCGGGCGCGGGAGATGCTCGAATGGGTGGAACTCGGCGGCATGGGCGGGCGATTTCCTCATCAGCTTTCGGGCGGCCAGATGCAGAGGGTGGCCATTGCCCGTGCGCTGGTGAACCGGCCGCGGGTGATTCTGGCCGATGAGCCGATCGGGAATCTGGATACGAAGACGGGCGCGGCGGTGCTTGAACTGCTGGCGCGGGCAGCGGTGGACCGGGGAGCCGCGGTGCTGATGGCGACGCACTCGCGAGAATCCACCGCAGGCTGCCATCGCGTGGTGCATCTGCGGGACGGGTTGGTGGAGGAGATCGAAACGCGGTGA
- a CDS encoding gamma-glutamyltransferase yields the protein MSKGFVVGQPEGAAAGTRVLEAGGNAVDAAVTAALVAGVVALPSCGIGGYGGAAAIGMVTGKTAAIDFNSEAPKAFPAEPPNHGWLAAGTPGTLAGLDLALHRYGTIPFRRALEPAIRFAAEGFPLTSSMKSAIRGKQEILRRDPGSAALLLEAGDFFRNPDLARLLTQLARDNSSEAFYRGSIARIVAKAFADGGGSLTEADLAAYEAREIRPLRVRVGEYTVVTPPLASGGATVLQALAAASRVRFDDSARLSHARLEILRLAWQDRLSLFGDPRFVDVPVDRLLSREHAEATARRVRDAAEQRRPLDLPERKYTSSGTIHISAMDAWGNACSITLTHGDGFGACVTVPGLGLILGHGVSRFERTAGHPNAPGPRKSPLHNMCPCVVMRGREPVLAIGGTGGKKIPNAVFDVLAAHLIDGKPLGESVRAPRMNTTGGLDVSLNNRWNEPDAAAIAKLGFRVARASAATIQAASRNGVESGQ from the coding sequence ATGTCGAAGGGCTTTGTCGTTGGTCAACCCGAAGGCGCCGCCGCCGGAACCCGCGTGCTCGAAGCCGGAGGCAACGCCGTCGACGCGGCTGTCACCGCCGCTCTCGTAGCCGGCGTGGTCGCGCTGCCTTCGTGCGGGATCGGCGGCTACGGAGGCGCCGCGGCCATCGGCATGGTTACCGGGAAAACCGCCGCCATTGATTTCAATTCCGAGGCTCCCAAGGCGTTCCCGGCCGAGCCGCCCAATCACGGCTGGCTCGCCGCCGGAACGCCCGGCACCCTCGCCGGACTCGACCTCGCGCTCCACCGTTACGGAACCATTCCGTTTCGTCGCGCCCTCGAGCCCGCCATCCGCTTCGCCGCCGAAGGCTTTCCGCTCACTTCGTCGATGAAATCGGCCATTCGCGGCAAGCAGGAAATCCTCCGCCGGGACCCCGGCTCCGCCGCCTTGCTCCTGGAAGCCGGCGACTTCTTCCGCAACCCGGACCTTGCCCGGCTCCTCACTCAGTTGGCGCGCGACAACTCCTCCGAGGCGTTCTATCGCGGCTCCATCGCCCGCATTGTCGCGAAGGCTTTCGCCGACGGCGGCGGATCGCTTACAGAAGCCGACCTCGCCGCCTACGAGGCGCGCGAAATACGGCCGCTGCGCGTTCGCGTCGGTGAATACACCGTCGTCACGCCGCCGCTTGCATCGGGAGGCGCGACGGTTCTCCAGGCGCTCGCCGCCGCGTCCCGGGTTCGTTTCGATGACTCCGCGCGCCTGTCTCACGCCCGCCTCGAGATCCTGCGCCTTGCATGGCAGGACCGCCTTTCCCTGTTCGGCGATCCTCGATTCGTCGACGTTCCTGTCGACCGCCTCCTCTCCCGCGAACACGCCGAAGCCACCGCCCGCCGCGTTCGCGACGCCGCCGAACAACGGCGCCCGCTCGACCTTCCCGAACGCAAGTACACCTCCTCCGGCACGATCCACATCTCCGCGATGGATGCCTGGGGCAACGCCTGCTCCATCACGCTCACTCACGGCGACGGATTCGGCGCCTGCGTCACCGTCCCCGGCCTCGGCCTCATCCTCGGCCACGGCGTCTCCCGGTTCGAACGGACCGCCGGTCATCCGAACGCGCCCGGGCCTCGCAAGAGCCCGCTTCATAATATGTGTCCGTGCGTGGTGATGCGGGGACGGGAGCCCGTGCTGGCCATCGGAGGCACGGGCGGCAAAAAGATTCCCAACGCCGTGTTCGACGTGCTCGCCGCGCACCTGATCGACGGCAAACCGCTCGGCGAATCGGTCCGCGCCCCCCGAATGAATACCACCGGCGGGCTCGACGTTTCCCTGAACAATCGATGGAACGAACCAGACGCGGCCGCGATCGCCAAACTCGGATTCCGCGTCGCCCGCGCTTCGGCGGCGACGATCCAGGCGGCCTCGCGCAACGGGGTCGAATCCGGCCAGTAG
- a CDS encoding sigma-70 family RNA polymerase sigma factor, translating into MTPPSWIDTPEDELIAAAQSGDRAAFDELIRRNYDASLRLATFLLHSRDDAEDEVQSAYTRAFEAIPSFREQAKFSTWITRIVMNCCLMRIRRVKRARVQSIDDDGGGESMPLALRDRSPDQEAEVGRTQMLDRLRAEIRRIPPLFRDILELRDLEELPFPEVAERLGISVPAAKSRLLRARSELRRRMERHIPGAAAAV; encoded by the coding sequence ATGACGCCTCCATCCTGGATTGACACACCAGAGGATGAACTCATCGCAGCGGCCCAATCGGGAGACCGTGCGGCGTTCGATGAACTCATCCGGCGTAACTACGACGCGTCGTTGCGGCTGGCCACATTCCTCCTCCACAGCCGCGACGACGCCGAGGACGAAGTGCAATCGGCGTACACGCGGGCATTCGAAGCGATCCCTTCGTTCCGGGAACAGGCGAAGTTCTCGACCTGGATCACGCGGATCGTGATGAATTGCTGCCTGATGCGGATCCGGCGCGTGAAGCGGGCGCGAGTACAATCGATCGACGATGACGGCGGTGGGGAGTCCATGCCGTTGGCGTTGCGGGACCGGAGTCCGGATCAGGAAGCCGAGGTGGGCCGCACGCAGATGCTCGACCGGCTGCGGGCGGAGATCCGGCGCATTCCGCCGCTGTTTCGCGACATCCTGGAACTGCGCGATTTGGAAGAGCTGCCGTTTCCGGAGGTGGCCGAGCGGTTGGGCATCTCGGTTCCGGCGGCGAAATCGCGGCTGCTTCGCGCACGGTCTGAACTGAGGCGGCGCATGGAGAGGCACATTCCCGGCGCGGCCGCCGCCGTCTAG
- a CDS encoding O-acetyl-ADP-ribose deacetylase: protein MVVTIGTKHLRLQQGDITRVLADAIVNAANSDLMAGSGVDGAIHRAGGPKIAEQLKEIRERIGQCPAGDAVVTTAGNLPAKWIIHAVGPVYHPNAIGQEDLLASCYSKALRLASERGARIVAFPSISTGSFGYPTPDAARIAINTVGAFLREEPTSVAHAIFVLFDDKTFDAYKRAAAALA, encoded by the coding sequence ATGGTCGTGACGATCGGGACAAAGCACCTGCGTCTACAGCAGGGCGACATCACCAGAGTCCTCGCCGATGCCATTGTCAACGCCGCCAACTCCGATCTGATGGCTGGCAGCGGCGTCGACGGCGCCATCCATCGCGCCGGAGGACCCAAAATCGCTGAACAATTGAAGGAAATTCGCGAACGCATCGGGCAGTGCCCCGCCGGAGACGCCGTGGTCACCACCGCCGGCAATCTACCGGCCAAGTGGATCATTCACGCCGTGGGGCCCGTTTACCATCCCAACGCCATCGGCCAGGAGGACCTCCTCGCTTCCTGCTATTCCAAGGCGTTGCGGCTGGCCAGCGAACGTGGCGCCCGCATCGTGGCGTTTCCCTCCATCAGCACCGGCTCGTTTGGTTATCCAACACCGGACGCGGCCCGCATCGCCATAAACACCGTCGGCGCCTTCCTCCGCGAAGAGCCGACCTCGGTCGCCCACGCGATCTTCGTTCTGTTCGACGACAAGACCTTCGACGCCTACAAGCGCGCCGCGGCCGCCCTCGCCTGA
- a CDS encoding phosphomannomutase/phosphoglucomutase — MLDPTIFREYDIRGIADRDLTTDGVRELGQAIGTYMIRRGGRKVNLGRDVRLSGPRLHDALLEGLLSTGCAVTDLGVAPTPLVYFSIFHLEADGAVQITGSHNPSDYNGFKVGYGPATIYGDEIQKLRRLMEAGDFERGAGTLSTFDIAPAYVEEVTSQFHWKRRIKVAVDCGNGTAGPVMEMLLERLNCDAVRLFFEPDGHFPNHHPDPTEEKNLRHLQEAVRANGCELGIAYDGDTDRIGAVDEKGSVVWGDSLMLVYAREILKRKPGATFIGEVKCSQVMYDEIEKLGGRPIMYKTGHSLIKAKMKEEHAELAGEMSGHMFFADRYLGYDDALYAACRLMEIVADSGEPLSAQMRGLPQTVVTPELRVDCPDTLKFQVIRQVTEQFRASHRVVDVDGVRVLFDKGWGLARASNTQPVLVLRFEAENEALLAQYRAEVEDAVKAARAAAGAG; from the coding sequence ATGCTCGATCCGACGATATTTCGCGAGTACGACATCCGCGGCATTGCCGACCGCGACCTGACCACTGATGGGGTTCGGGAACTCGGCCAGGCAATCGGCACGTATATGATCCGCCGCGGCGGGCGGAAGGTGAACCTGGGCCGGGATGTGCGGCTGAGCGGTCCGCGGCTGCACGATGCGTTGCTCGAAGGGCTGCTGAGCACGGGGTGCGCGGTGACGGATCTTGGGGTGGCGCCGACTCCGCTGGTTTACTTTTCGATCTTCCATCTCGAGGCCGACGGCGCGGTGCAGATCACCGGGAGCCACAATCCTTCCGACTACAACGGGTTCAAGGTGGGCTACGGTCCAGCGACCATCTATGGGGATGAGATCCAGAAGCTTCGCCGGCTCATGGAAGCCGGGGACTTCGAACGGGGGGCGGGAACGCTTTCGACTTTCGATATCGCGCCGGCCTACGTGGAGGAAGTGACCTCGCAATTCCATTGGAAGCGGAGGATCAAGGTGGCGGTGGATTGCGGAAACGGGACGGCCGGTCCGGTGATGGAGATGCTGCTCGAGCGGCTGAACTGCGACGCGGTGCGGCTGTTTTTCGAGCCGGACGGACACTTCCCGAATCACCATCCGGACCCGACGGAGGAGAAGAACCTGCGGCACCTGCAGGAAGCCGTGCGGGCGAACGGGTGTGAGTTGGGCATCGCCTATGACGGCGACACGGACCGGATCGGCGCGGTGGACGAAAAAGGAAGCGTTGTGTGGGGCGATTCGCTGATGCTCGTCTACGCGCGCGAGATTCTGAAGCGCAAGCCGGGGGCGACGTTTATCGGCGAAGTGAAGTGCTCGCAGGTGATGTACGACGAAATCGAAAAGCTGGGCGGGCGGCCCATCATGTACAAGACGGGGCATTCGCTGATCAAGGCGAAGATGAAGGAAGAGCACGCGGAACTGGCGGGCGAGATGAGCGGGCACATGTTTTTCGCCGATCGCTACCTGGGCTACGACGATGCGCTCTATGCGGCGTGCCGGCTCATGGAGATCGTGGCCGATTCCGGCGAGCCGCTATCGGCGCAGATGCGCGGGCTGCCGCAGACGGTGGTGACGCCGGAACTGCGGGTGGATTGCCCGGATACGCTGAAGTTCCAGGTGATCAGACAGGTGACCGAGCAGTTCCGGGCATCGCATCGCGTTGTGGATGTGGACGGCGTCCGGGTGTTGTTCGACAAGGGGTGGGGATTGGCGCGGGCGTCGAACACGCAGCCGGTGCTGGTGCTGCGGTTCGAGGCGGAAAACGAAGCTCTGCTTGCGCAGTATCGGGCGGAGGTGGAGGACGCGGTGAAAGCGGCGCGCGCGGCGGCGGGGGCCGGCTGA
- a CDS encoding FtsX-like permease family protein: protein MTVLAALARRLILRPLLREKLRTSLTILAVALGVAVVVAIRLSGDAAAGSFRSSMRTLSGPAQIELKAAGGIDEALFGELARMPGGARFTARVEGFAYSARERVAAPLIGLDLLQQPPRGGDESTRMPAEDSVWLGGPGWIGSKCGVELTVQDATRCYPVAGRIESDSRFVLMDIGAAQRALRREGRLDRIDVEVPAGEESGVWRERIEGAAQGRAEVREAGTETNENRKMLAAFRWNLRALSYISLVVGAFLIYNTISVSVVRRRGEVGILRALGVTRAQVLGLFLGEGAAFGVVGSAIGLGLGRAMAEGTVRLVAGTVEQLYVSSTPAPIALTAAVAVEAVATGIAVAVLASAAPAVEASRVMPVEAMARGRRETDARARIGRKLALAALLAIAAAAAARADAWEGRPIGGYAACFLAILASAMAIPAGVTAVSRTMGAVARRVLGVEGMLASRSVAASLSRTSVLTGALSTAVAMMVSVGIMVGSFRETVETWMDAQLRADFYIRPMGGAGAGRHPTLDPALAGRIEALEQVEAVDRFRLYEISYGGLPAYLGGGQTSVVARRGRAELLSGGDRASVFAKLPLGDYAIVSEPFANKHRVSVGDRIRLRLGATEPELAVLGIYHDYSSERGYVIVDRSTLLRHLPDAAPSSLAVYARPGVGDARRAIEQATAGHDVVILPHRRLREEALAIFDRTFAITWALEAVAILVAVLGVVGALVSLVIDRRRELALLRFLGGSAGQVRKLILSEAGLLGLLANAIGFALGAALSLILIYVINVQSFGWTIQFHWPAALLLVALSGIYAATILAGIYPARMAVRMNPIEVIHEE from the coding sequence GTGACGGTGCTTGCCGCGTTGGCGCGACGCCTGATCCTCCGGCCGCTATTGCGGGAGAAGCTTCGGACGTCGTTGACGATTTTGGCGGTGGCGCTGGGCGTGGCCGTAGTGGTGGCGATCCGGCTGTCGGGCGACGCCGCGGCGGGATCGTTCCGGAGTTCGATGCGGACGCTTTCCGGGCCGGCGCAAATCGAGTTGAAGGCGGCGGGCGGGATCGATGAGGCGCTGTTCGGGGAGCTGGCGCGGATGCCCGGAGGGGCGCGATTCACGGCGCGCGTGGAAGGTTTCGCGTATTCGGCGCGGGAACGCGTGGCGGCGCCGCTGATCGGGCTGGATCTGCTGCAGCAGCCGCCTCGGGGCGGGGATGAATCCACGCGCATGCCGGCCGAGGACAGCGTCTGGCTGGGGGGGCCAGGTTGGATCGGCAGTAAGTGCGGGGTGGAACTGACGGTGCAGGATGCTACCCGCTGTTACCCGGTGGCTGGGCGCATCGAGAGTGACAGCCGCTTCGTGCTGATGGACATCGGAGCGGCGCAACGGGCGCTGCGGCGCGAGGGGCGGCTGGATCGGATCGACGTGGAGGTACCGGCAGGGGAGGAGAGCGGCGTGTGGCGTGAGAGGATCGAGGGCGCCGCCCAGGGCCGTGCGGAGGTGCGCGAGGCGGGCACGGAGACGAATGAGAACCGCAAGATGCTGGCGGCGTTCCGCTGGAATCTAAGGGCGTTGAGCTACATTTCGCTTGTTGTGGGCGCGTTCCTTATCTACAACACGATTTCGGTATCGGTGGTGCGTAGGCGCGGCGAGGTGGGCATTCTGCGCGCGCTGGGAGTGACGCGGGCGCAGGTGCTGGGGCTGTTTCTGGGTGAGGGCGCGGCGTTCGGCGTGGTGGGCTCGGCGATCGGGCTCGGGCTGGGCCGTGCGATGGCGGAGGGCACGGTGCGGCTGGTGGCGGGCACGGTGGAGCAGTTGTACGTGAGCAGCACGCCAGCTCCGATTGCGCTCACGGCGGCGGTGGCCGTGGAGGCGGTCGCCACCGGGATCGCGGTGGCGGTGCTGGCTTCGGCGGCTCCGGCGGTGGAGGCATCGCGCGTGATGCCGGTGGAGGCGATGGCGCGGGGACGGCGGGAGACGGACGCGCGGGCGCGGATCGGGAGGAAGCTGGCGTTGGCGGCGCTGCTCGCGATCGCGGCGGCCGCGGCGGCGCGGGCGGACGCGTGGGAGGGGCGGCCGATCGGCGGGTACGCGGCGTGTTTCCTGGCGATCCTGGCGTCGGCGATGGCGATTCCGGCGGGTGTGACGGCGGTGTCGCGGACGATGGGAGCGGTGGCGCGGCGGGTGCTGGGCGTGGAAGGGATGCTCGCGTCGCGGAGCGTTGCGGCGTCGCTTTCGCGAACGAGCGTTCTCACCGGCGCGTTGTCGACAGCGGTGGCGATGATGGTGAGCGTTGGCATCATGGTGGGCAGTTTCCGGGAGACGGTGGAGACGTGGATGGACGCGCAGCTTCGCGCCGATTTTTACATCCGGCCGATGGGGGGCGCGGGGGCGGGAAGGCATCCGACGCTGGACCCGGCGCTTGCCGGGCGCATCGAGGCGCTCGAGCAGGTGGAGGCGGTAGACCGGTTCCGCCTTTACGAGATCAGTTACGGCGGGCTTCCCGCCTATCTTGGCGGCGGACAAACAAGCGTTGTGGCCCGGCGCGGCCGCGCGGAGCTTCTCTCCGGCGGGGACCGTGCGTCCGTTTTCGCCAAGCTGCCGCTGGGCGACTACGCGATCGTCAGTGAGCCGTTCGCCAACAAGCACCGAGTGAGCGTGGGCGACCGCATCCGGCTGCGGCTGGGCGCAACGGAGCCGGAGCTTGCGGTGCTCGGCATTTATCACGACTATTCGAGCGAGCGGGGGTACGTGATTGTGGACCGCTCGACGCTGCTGCGGCACCTGCCGGATGCGGCTCCGTCGAGCCTCGCCGTGTACGCGAGGCCCGGGGTGGGCGACGCGCGGCGCGCCATCGAGCAGGCAACCGCCGGCCACGACGTGGTGATCCTGCCGCACCGGCGCCTTCGCGAGGAGGCGCTGGCGATTTTCGACCGGACGTTCGCGATCACGTGGGCGCTGGAGGCGGTGGCGATTCTGGTGGCGGTGCTCGGCGTTGTGGGGGCGCTGGTTTCGCTGGTGATCGACAGGCGGCGCGAACTGGCGCTGCTGCGGTTTCTGGGCGGGTCGGCGGGACAGGTGCGGAAGCTGATTCTTTCCGAAGCCGGGCTGCTCGGACTGCTCGCGAACGCGATCGGATTCGCGCTGGGGGCGGCGCTGTCGCTGATCCTGATCTATGTGATCAATGTGCAGTCTTTCGGGTGGACGATTCAATTCCACTGGCCGGCGGCGCTGCTGTTAGTTGCGCTTTCTGGCATCTACGCCGCGACGATTCTCGCCGGCATCTACCCGGCAAGGATGGCGGTGCGCATGAATCCGATCGAGGTGATCCACGAGGAATGA